The Triticum dicoccoides isolate Atlit2015 ecotype Zavitan chromosome 6A, WEW_v2.0, whole genome shotgun sequence genome has a window encoding:
- the LOC119314332 gene encoding subtilisin-like protease SBT1.4, with amino-acid sequence MPADMSLPAPRVLYSYSHAATGFAARLTGRQAAHLAAQRSVLAVVPDVMQQLHTTLTPSFLGLSASSGLLPASNGATDVVIGVLDTGVYPIDRAEFAAGPLLPPPPGKFRGACVSAPSFNASAYCNGKLVGAKVFYVGYEVQLGGPINETEESKSPLDTLGHGTHTASTAAGSAVPDAAFYGYGRGNAVGMAPGARVASYKVCWKCGCATSDILAAFDEAIADGVDVISASFGSSGYAEPFYVDSTAVGAFSAVRKGIIVSAVAGNSGPAESTGNNIAPWFLTVGAFTINRHFPADVVLGNGDTFSGASLYAGPPLGATETPLVHGRTVGSKTCEAGKLNASLVAGKIVLCDPAAASKSISNKAVKLAGGVGAILTSTKEFGELVVGSPHTFPTTTVTFAAAKRIKTYKNKTTSPVATIVFRGTVIGPTPPSPRMASFSSRGPNLHAPEILKPDVTAPGVEILAAWTGAASPSGLDSDTRRVHYNVLSGTSMACPHVSGMMTTMMTTAIKSAMMTTAYNVDNAGHVIGDMATGKASTPFTRGAGHVDPNRALDPGLVYDAGTNDYVTFLCALGYTADEVAVFTRDGSSTNCSTLPGSGYVGDHNYPAFVAVFTSRNETITQHRMVRNIGSNVDATYRATVTSPAGMRVDVRPQKLQFSTTHNTQEYQVTFSIRAAGSIKEYTFGSIAWSDGKHTVTSPIAIAWRPPVSEVAAM; translated from the exons ATGCCGGCGGACATGTCCCTTCCGGCGCCGCGGGTGCTCTATTCCTACTCCCACGCCGCCACGGGCTTCGCGGCTCGCCTCACGGGTCGCCAGGCCGCGCACCTCGCGGCCCAGCGCTCCGTGCTCGCCGTCGTGCCCGATGTGATGCAGCAGCTACACACCACGCTGACGCCATCCTTCCTCGGCCTGTCGGCATCGTCGGGCTTGCTACCAGCGTCCAACGGCGCCACGGACGTCGTCATCGGCGTCCTCGACACCGGCGTGTACCCCATCGACCGCGCGGAGTTCGCGGCGGGCCcgttgctgccgccgccgcccggcaaGTTCCGCGGTGCCTGCGTCTCGGCTCCGTCGTTCAACGCCTCCGCCTACTGCAATGGCAAGCTCGTCGGCGCCAAGGTCTTCTACGTGGGGTATGAGGTTCAACTTGGAGGCCCGATCAACGAGACGGAGGAGTCCAAGTCGCCGCTCGACACCCTCGGCCATGGCACCcacaccgcctccaccgccgccggctCTGCCGTCCCGGACGCGGCTTTCTACGGCTACGGCAGAGGGAACGCCGTCGGCATGGCCCCGGgcgcgcgcgtagcctcctacaaaGTGTGCTGGAAATGCGGATGCGCAACCTCCGACATCCTCGCGGCGTTCGACGAGGCCATCGCCGACGGGGTCGACGTCATCTCCGCTTCATTCGGCTCCTCCGGCTACGCGGAGCCGTTTTATGTGGACTCCACCGCCGTGGGCGCCTTCAGCGCCGTCCGCAAGGGCATCATCGTCTCTGCCGTAGCGGGGAACTCCGGCCCAGCTGAGTCCACCGGCAACAATATCGCGCCCTGGTTCTTGACCGTCGGCGCGTTCACCATCAACCGCCATTTCCCGGCGGACGTCGTCCTCGGCAACGGCGATACCTTTTCTGGCGCTTCGCTCTACGCTGGCCCGCCGCTTGGCGCTACCGAGACACCGCTCGTGCATGGCCGGACCGTCGGCTCGAAAACCTGCGAAGCTGGGAAGCTGAACGCCAGCTTGGTCGCCGGGAAAATCGTTTTGTGCGACCCTGCCGCAgcgtctaagagcatctccaaca AGGCTGTCAAACTCGCCGGCGGCGTCGGAGCAATCCTCACGAGCACGAAAGAATTCGGCGAGCTGGTCGTCGGCAGCCCCCACACCTTCCCTACAACAACCGTCACGTTCGCCGCTGCGAAAAGGATTAAAACGTACAAGAACAAGACTACGTCCCCGGTCGCGACGATCGTGTTCCGCGGCACGGTCATCGGCCCGACGCCTCCTTCCCCTAGAATGGCATCCTTCTCGAGCCGCGGGCCGAACCTCCACGCGCCGGAGATTCTCAAGCCGGACGTCACGGCACCCGGCGTGGAGATCCTCGCCGCTTGGACCGGCGCCGCCTCGCCCTCGGGCCTCGACAGCGACACGAGACGAGTGCACTACAATGTTCTATCGGGCACATCCATGGCGTGCCCACATGTGAGCGGCATGATGACCACCATGATGACCACCGCGATCAAGTCCGCCATGATGACCACCGCGTACAACGTGGACAACGCCGGCCACGTCATCGGAGACATGGCCACCGGCAAGGCGTCCACGCCGTTCACGCGCGGGGCAGGCCACGTGGACCCCAACCGCGCCCTTGACCCAGGCCTCGTGTACGACGCCGGCACGAACGACTACGTCACCTTCCTGTGCGCACTCGGCTACACCGCTGACGAGGTTGCCGTCTTCACGAGAGACGGCTCGTCGACCAATTGCTCGACGCTCCCGGGTTCAGGCTATGTTGGAGACCACAACTACCCGGCCTTCGTGGCGGTGTTCACCTCGCGCAACGAGACCATCACGCAGCACCGCATGGTGCGCAACATCGGCAGCAATGTGGATGCGACGTACCGAGCCACGGTCACCAGCCCCGCCGGCATGCGCGTCGACGTGAGGCCGCAGAAGCTGCAGTTCAGCACTACGCACAACACACAGGAGTACCAGGTCACCTTCTCTATCCGAGCCGCGGGAAGCATAAAGGAGTACACGTTCGGGTCGATCGCGTGGAGCGACGGAAAGCACACTGTGACGAGCCCCATCGCCATCGCCTGGCGGCCGCCGGTGAGCGAAGTCGCGGCCATGTGA